From a single Sinorhizobium sp. RAC02 genomic region:
- a CDS encoding ABC-F family ATP-binding cassette domain-containing protein, with the protein MITISGLTARIAGRLLIDNASLSLPSGVKVGLVGRNGTGKSTLFRIITGQLASEAGSISLPKNARIGQVAQEAPGTDESLIEIVLAADKERAALLKEAETATDPHRIAEIQTRLTDIGAHSAESRAASILAGLGFDHEAQQRAAKSFSGGWRMRVALAAVLFSEPDLLLLDEPTNYLDLEGTLWLEDYVRRYPHTVIIISHDRDLLNTAVNAIVHLDQQKLTFYRGSYDQFERQKAENDELQMKAKAKNEAARKHLQSFIDRFKAKATKAKQAQSRVKALERMGTVAAVIETHVQPITFPEPEKQPASPIVAIEGGAVGYTPGQPILKQINLRIDNDDRIALLGSNGNGKSTFAKFISGRLEAESGTVKRAPSLKIGFFAQHQLDDLVPEQSPVEHVRRLMPEAPEAKVRARVAQMGLATEKMSTPAKDLSGGEKARLLMGLAAFDAPNLLILDEPTNHLDIDSRRALIEALNDYEGAVILISHDRHLIEATVDRLWLVNNGTVKTFDGDMEEYRSIIVQSGKKDDKDKAASNGGDTANKADQRKANADRRAQFAPLKKKINEIESLTAKLHKQIQLLDAELADPVLYEKSPAKAAEKAKLRAMAVDKLNDAEEQWLELSAEYEEAMAG; encoded by the coding sequence ATGATCACGATTTCCGGCCTCACCGCCCGCATTGCCGGGCGTCTCCTCATCGATAACGCATCCCTTTCGCTGCCGAGCGGCGTGAAGGTGGGTCTCGTCGGGCGCAACGGCACCGGCAAGTCCACGCTGTTTCGCATCATCACCGGCCAGCTTGCCTCCGAGGCCGGCAGCATCTCGCTGCCGAAGAATGCGCGCATCGGCCAGGTGGCACAGGAAGCGCCGGGCACGGACGAATCGCTGATCGAGATCGTGCTGGCCGCCGACAAGGAGCGCGCCGCCCTGCTGAAGGAAGCGGAAACCGCGACCGACCCGCACCGCATTGCCGAAATCCAGACGCGGCTCACCGATATCGGCGCCCATTCGGCCGAATCGCGGGCCGCAAGCATCCTTGCCGGCCTCGGTTTCGACCACGAGGCGCAGCAGCGGGCCGCCAAGAGCTTTTCGGGTGGCTGGCGCATGCGCGTGGCGCTGGCGGCCGTGCTATTTTCCGAGCCGGACCTGCTGCTTCTCGACGAACCGACCAACTATCTCGATCTCGAAGGCACGCTGTGGCTGGAAGACTATGTGCGGCGCTATCCGCACACCGTCATCATCATCAGCCATGACCGCGACCTGCTCAACACCGCGGTCAACGCCATCGTGCATCTCGACCAGCAGAAGCTGACCTTCTATCGTGGCTCCTACGACCAGTTCGAGCGGCAGAAGGCCGAGAACGACGAACTTCAGATGAAGGCGAAGGCCAAGAACGAGGCCGCGCGCAAACATCTGCAAAGCTTCATCGACCGCTTCAAGGCGAAGGCCACCAAGGCCAAGCAGGCGCAGAGCCGCGTCAAGGCGCTGGAGCGCATGGGCACGGTCGCCGCCGTCATCGAGACGCATGTGCAGCCGATCACCTTTCCGGAGCCGGAAAAGCAGCCCGCATCGCCGATCGTCGCCATCGAAGGCGGCGCCGTCGGCTACACGCCGGGCCAGCCGATCCTCAAGCAGATCAACCTGCGCATCGACAATGACGACCGCATCGCGCTGCTCGGCTCGAACGGCAACGGCAAGTCGACCTTCGCCAAGTTCATCTCGGGCCGGCTGGAGGCCGAATCGGGCACCGTCAAGCGGGCGCCAAGCCTCAAGATCGGCTTCTTCGCACAGCACCAGCTCGACGACCTCGTGCCCGAGCAGTCGCCCGTCGAACATGTGCGCCGGCTGATGCCGGAGGCGCCGGAGGCCAAGGTGCGTGCGCGTGTGGCGCAGATGGGCCTTGCCACGGAAAAGATGTCCACACCCGCCAAGGACCTTTCCGGTGGCGAAAAGGCGCGCCTGCTGATGGGCCTTGCCGCCTTCGACGCGCCGAACCTGTTGATCCTCGACGAACCGACGAACCATCTCGACATCGACAGCCGCCGCGCGCTGATCGAGGCGCTGAACGATTACGAAGGCGCCGTCATCCTGATCTCGCATGACCGCCACCTCATCGAGGCGACCGTCGACCGGCTGTGGCTGGTCAACAACGGCACGGTGAAGACCTTCGACGGCGACATGGAGGAGTATCGCAGCATTATCGTCCAGTCTGGCAAGAAGGACGACAAGGACAAGGCAGCCTCCAACGGCGGCGATACGGCCAACAAGGCGGACCAGCGCAAGGCCAATGCGGACCGGCGCGCCCAGTTCGCGCCGCTCAAGAAAAAGATCAACGAAATCGAATCGCTGACGGCGAAACTGCACAAGCAGATTCAGCTTCTTGACGCAGAACTTGCGGACCCGGTGCTCTACGAAAAGAGCCCGGCGAAGGCCGCCGAGAAGGCAAAACTTCGCGCTATGGCCGTCGACAAGCTGAACGACGCCGAGGAGCAATGGCTGGAGCTGTCGGCCGAATACGAAGAGGCGATGGCCGGGTAA
- a CDS encoding TRAP transporter substrate-binding protein: protein MDRRSFIKKAGVAGVGGAAATILAAPAIAQTNPKITWRLTSSFPKGLDTIYGGAVTFAKYLSEATDGNFEIQPFAAGELVPGLQAADAVSAGTVEACHTVAYYYWGKDPTWALAAAVPFALNARGMNAWHYHGGGIDLCNEFFATQNIYALPGGNTGVQMGGWFRKEIKTVEDLKGLKMRIGGFAGAIVAKLGVIPQQIAGGEIYQALEKGTIDAAEWVGPYDDEKLGFQKVAPYYYYPGFWEGGPTVHLMFNKAKYDELPKHYQSLMRTAAQATDANMLQKYDYLNPTAIKKLVASGAQLRPFTPEILTACFEQSEKTYAEIEGSNANFKKIWDSIKAFRKETFLWQQVAEYTNDTFMMQLQRAGKLG from the coding sequence ATGGATCGTCGTTCATTCATCAAGAAGGCCGGTGTTGCCGGCGTGGGCGGTGCAGCCGCGACCATACTTGCAGCGCCGGCAATTGCGCAGACCAATCCGAAGATCACCTGGCGCCTGACCTCGTCGTTCCCCAAGGGGCTCGACACGATCTATGGCGGCGCGGTGACCTTCGCGAAGTACCTTTCCGAAGCGACCGACGGTAATTTCGAGATTCAGCCCTTTGCGGCCGGTGAACTGGTGCCCGGCCTTCAGGCCGCCGACGCCGTCTCCGCCGGCACGGTCGAGGCCTGCCACACCGTCGCCTACTATTACTGGGGCAAGGACCCCACCTGGGCGCTCGCAGCCGCTGTTCCCTTCGCGCTCAACGCGCGTGGCATGAACGCCTGGCACTACCATGGCGGCGGCATCGACCTCTGCAACGAATTCTTCGCCACGCAGAACATCTACGCCCTGCCCGGCGGCAATACTGGCGTGCAGATGGGCGGCTGGTTCCGCAAAGAAATCAAGACCGTCGAGGACCTCAAGGGCCTCAAGATGCGCATCGGGGGCTTTGCCGGCGCGATCGTCGCCAAGCTCGGCGTCATCCCGCAGCAGATCGCCGGCGGCGAAATCTACCAGGCACTGGAAAAGGGCACGATCGACGCCGCCGAATGGGTCGGTCCCTATGACGACGAGAAGCTCGGCTTCCAGAAGGTCGCGCCCTACTACTACTATCCGGGCTTCTGGGAAGGCGGCCCGACCGTGCACCTGATGTTCAACAAGGCGAAGTACGACGAGCTGCCGAAGCACTACCAGTCGCTGATGCGCACGGCGGCGCAGGCGACCGACGCCAACATGCTCCAGAAGTACGACTACCTGAACCCGACGGCGATCAAGAAGCTCGTCGCCTCCGGCGCACAGTTGCGGCCCTTCACCCCGGAAATCCTGACCGCCTGCTTCGAGCAGTCGGAAAAGACCTATGCCGAGATCGAAGGCAGCAACGCCAACTTCAAGAAGATCTGGGATTCCATCAAGGCCTTCCGCAAGGAAACCTTCCTGTGGCAGCAGGTGGCGGAGTACACCAACGACACCTTCATGATGCAGCTACAGCGCGCCGGCAAGCTCGGCTGA
- a CDS encoding TRAP transporter small permease subunit translates to MALALRITGVIDELSRRVSIIAIWLVLFSSLTAAFNAIFRYSTDGILWMERNVGGVGIFEFMLNLYRNNSNTLSEAQWYMFAGMVMLGGAWTLKVNEHVRVDLVYGSVSERTRTWIDLLGGVFFLLPMCALMIYFTWPWFVDSWVTNEGSNNAGGLPRWPAKLMIPLGFALVGLQGVAEIIKCVLVFTHGYVREFAYEKPLQ, encoded by the coding sequence TTGGCTCTCGCTTTACGTATCACCGGCGTCATCGACGAACTGAGCCGGCGGGTTTCGATCATCGCGATCTGGCTCGTGCTGTTTTCGTCATTGACTGCGGCCTTCAACGCAATCTTCCGCTATTCCACCGACGGCATCCTCTGGATGGAGCGCAATGTCGGCGGCGTCGGCATTTTCGAATTCATGCTCAACCTCTACCGCAACAACTCCAATACGTTGTCGGAAGCGCAGTGGTACATGTTCGCCGGCATGGTGATGCTCGGCGGCGCCTGGACCCTGAAGGTCAACGAGCATGTGCGCGTCGACCTGGTCTACGGCTCGGTCAGCGAGCGCACGCGCACCTGGATCGACCTGCTCGGCGGCGTCTTCTTCCTTCTGCCGATGTGCGCGCTGATGATCTATTTCACCTGGCCGTGGTTCGTCGATTCGTGGGTCACCAACGAAGGCTCCAACAATGCCGGCGGCCTGCCGCGCTGGCCGGCCAAGCTGATGATCCCGCTCGGCTTTGCTCTCGTCGGCCTGCAAGGTGTCGCCGAAATCATCAAATGCGTTCTCGTGTTCACGCACGGCTACGTCCGCGAATTCGCCTACGAGAAGCCGCTGCAATGA